From one Methylomonas paludis genomic stretch:
- the rsxC gene encoding electron transport complex subunit RsxC, giving the protein MLAFLENPRLRGGIHVEEHKQPTTDKPIATHFPLPKKLYIPVQQHVGKPAEPVVKVGEKVLKGQLLAYSQGTISAPVHAPTSGTIIDVKDFPAPHPSALPVRTVVLESDGLEEWQTAFVAEDPFRLDPEEICMRVGGAGVVGLGGAVFPSAVKLNLGRKNQIHTLLINAGECEPYLTCDDRMMQERAAEIVTGIRLMLRGMQALKAIIGIEDNKSAAFQAMQTACREYAEISVEQVPTRYPMGWDRQMLRYLTGLEIPADGRATDIGVVVHNVSTAYAVYQAVCLGQPLISRVVTVSGAAVTNPSNVEVPIGTLMSEVLAFCGVDKTKVARLVMGGPMMGDALPHAEVPVVKACNGILALSQAEIEEAPTQACIRCSSCVSVCPVGLLPLEMASRIRANQLEAAVDLGLKDCISCGSCSYICPSNIPLVHYFKFASGELVKRQQAEHKSEQTKRLINERSQRMERIRLENEAEALRAQEARAARLAAQKAAQQAKEESV; this is encoded by the coding sequence ATGCTGGCATTTTTAGAAAATCCAAGATTGCGGGGAGGCATTCATGTTGAAGAACATAAACAGCCCACTACCGACAAACCGATAGCCACCCATTTTCCACTACCGAAAAAGCTGTATATTCCGGTACAGCAGCATGTAGGAAAACCGGCCGAACCGGTGGTCAAAGTCGGCGAAAAAGTTCTGAAGGGGCAGTTGCTGGCTTATAGCCAAGGCACCATTTCAGCACCAGTACACGCACCAACATCGGGCACAATTATCGATGTCAAAGACTTTCCGGCTCCTCACCCATCGGCTTTGCCGGTGCGTACTGTGGTATTGGAAAGTGATGGCCTGGAGGAATGGCAAACTGCGTTTGTGGCAGAGGACCCTTTTCGACTTGATCCAGAAGAAATCTGTATGCGGGTTGGTGGTGCAGGAGTGGTTGGTTTGGGCGGTGCGGTATTCCCTTCTGCCGTCAAGCTGAATCTGGGCCGAAAAAATCAAATTCACACGCTGTTGATTAATGCCGGCGAATGTGAGCCTTATCTGACTTGCGATGACCGCATGATGCAGGAGCGTGCCGCAGAAATTGTTACCGGTATCCGCCTGATGCTGCGCGGGATGCAGGCACTTAAAGCCATCATCGGTATCGAAGACAATAAATCTGCCGCATTTCAAGCCATGCAAACAGCCTGCCGTGAATATGCCGAGATTAGTGTAGAACAGGTTCCTACCCGTTATCCGATGGGTTGGGACCGGCAAATGCTACGTTATCTGACTGGCCTGGAAATCCCGGCAGATGGCAGAGCCACCGATATTGGCGTGGTGGTACACAATGTTTCGACTGCCTATGCTGTGTATCAGGCCGTATGCCTGGGTCAGCCTTTGATTAGCCGGGTAGTCACTGTTTCCGGTGCAGCTGTTACTAATCCTAGTAATGTGGAAGTACCTATCGGTACCTTAATGTCGGAAGTATTGGCATTTTGCGGGGTAGATAAAACCAAAGTAGCCCGTTTGGTGATGGGCGGACCGATGATGGGCGATGCATTACCTCATGCCGAAGTCCCGGTAGTTAAAGCTTGTAACGGGATTTTGGCCCTGTCTCAAGCCGAGATTGAGGAAGCGCCGACTCAGGCCTGTATTCGCTGTTCCAGTTGCGTATCGGTATGTCCGGTTGGCTTGCTACCATTGGAAATGGCCAGCCGGATTCGTGCTAATCAACTGGAAGCAGCAGTAGATCTGGGATTGAAAGATTGTATCAGCTGCGGCAGTTGCTCTTATATCTGTCCATCTAATATTCCTCTGGTGCATTATTTTAAATTTGCCTCCGGGGAATTGGTAAAGCGCCAGCAAGCCGAGCATAAAAGCGAACAGACCAAGCGCCTGATCAATGAGCGCAGCCAGCGTATGGAGCGGATTCGACTGGAAAATGAAGCTGAAGCCCTACGCGCCCAGGAGGCACGTGCCGCCCGCTTGGCTGCCCAAAAAGCCGCGCAACAAGCTAAGGAGGAATCAGTATGA
- a CDS encoding RnfABCDGE type electron transport complex subunit D: protein MSNKLISGPHVVASRRVDQIMRQVIIALLPAVAWGIFLFGWPALFLLLVTVISTIGFEAACLKLKGVKTGFYLRDGSAILTGLLIAMSLPPWAPWWIGVCGAGIAIVLGKQVYGGLGQNLFNPAMLARVALLISFPIEMTSWANVTPLFTGPGLIDSFSLTFSGLENADAVTGATTLGLVKTGFSQNQTLPRILSDYSGFLAFIGWERGSLGETSTLLILIGGIGLLRQGIINWHIPASLLATLFVLASVFHLLDSTHYLSPWAHLNSGAVMLVAFFIATDYVTCPNTPLGQLLFGLGCGLLIFVIRSWGGYPEGTGFAILLMNSVTPLIDHYIKPRIYGRYRNGKPLDISNT from the coding sequence ATGAGCAATAAATTAATTAGCGGCCCTCATGTGGTGGCCAGCCGCCGGGTTGATCAGATCATGCGGCAGGTAATCATCGCTTTATTACCGGCAGTTGCCTGGGGTATTTTTTTATTTGGCTGGCCGGCTTTATTTCTGCTGCTGGTTACCGTGATATCGACCATTGGTTTTGAAGCTGCTTGCCTGAAATTAAAAGGTGTGAAAACCGGGTTTTATTTACGCGATGGTTCGGCAATATTGACCGGCTTACTGATCGCCATGAGTTTACCTCCCTGGGCGCCGTGGTGGATAGGTGTTTGCGGTGCCGGCATTGCCATCGTATTAGGTAAACAGGTTTATGGCGGTCTGGGACAAAATTTGTTTAATCCGGCCATGCTGGCCAGGGTGGCTTTACTGATCTCATTTCCCATAGAAATGACCAGTTGGGCCAATGTTACGCCGCTGTTTACCGGGCCCGGCCTGATCGACAGTTTTAGCCTGACTTTTTCCGGCCTGGAAAATGCTGACGCTGTCACTGGTGCGACAACCCTGGGTTTAGTAAAAACCGGCTTTTCACAGAATCAGACCTTACCAAGAATTTTGTCGGATTACTCCGGATTTCTGGCTTTTATTGGCTGGGAGCGCGGCAGTCTGGGCGAAACATCAACGTTGTTAATCCTGATCGGTGGCATCGGCTTACTGCGCCAAGGCATTATTAACTGGCATATACCTGCGTCCTTATTGGCAACGCTGTTTGTACTGGCCAGTGTCTTCCATTTATTGGACAGTACTCATTACCTCAGCCCTTGGGCACATCTGAATTCCGGTGCAGTTATGCTGGTCGCATTTTTTATTGCCACAGATTATGTGACCTGCCCGAATACTCCGCTGGGACAATTGCTGTTTGGCTTAGGCTGCGGCTTACTGATTTTTGTGATTCGCTCCTGGGGAGGCTATCCAGAAGGCACCGGCTTTGCGATATTGCTGATGAACTCGGTCACACCGCTTATCGATCACTATATCAAACCGCGCATCTATGGCCGCTACCGTAACGGCAAGCCGCTCGACATTTCCAATACTTGA